The following proteins are encoded in a genomic region of Gimesia algae:
- a CDS encoding DUF4132 domain-containing protein → MAAAESSLKNKAIEDISWLDAEKEYALGVHQGKLVCRNPKGKKLSAVPKWLKETELAEQLLALCEWLADHEMECQHRIETWMLRSLPVPRDAVEAVWADPVWSDALRNMVVTPLDAKGKANTEQTGLLRDVVAKKGIGVVDRDGETQWIKAAQILIPHPILIDGLEDLREIAVDLKFSQAINQLFRTVFSATAAQQDLTRITDFQGGRFAQLNFVTSLCKRLGNPVRGGYACNKIWENSIPLEARFWVGDEYPESETSTGELIFVNEEQVPQKIEDVGPVTFSEGMLMASQIYAKRQVEKEEIDNS, encoded by the coding sequence ATGGCGGCTGCGGAATCGAGCCTCAAAAATAAAGCGATCGAAGACATCTCCTGGCTGGATGCAGAAAAAGAATATGCATTAGGAGTACACCAGGGAAAACTGGTTTGTCGCAATCCGAAAGGGAAAAAATTAAGCGCCGTGCCCAAGTGGCTCAAAGAAACGGAACTGGCCGAGCAGTTGTTGGCGCTGTGCGAGTGGCTGGCCGATCATGAAATGGAATGCCAACACCGTATCGAAACCTGGATGCTGCGATCACTGCCGGTACCCCGCGATGCGGTAGAAGCAGTCTGGGCTGACCCTGTCTGGTCCGACGCATTACGCAATATGGTCGTGACACCGCTGGATGCTAAAGGTAAGGCGAATACTGAGCAGACCGGGCTGCTGCGAGATGTGGTGGCGAAAAAGGGAATAGGCGTTGTCGACCGCGATGGCGAAACCCAATGGATCAAAGCTGCCCAGATTTTGATTCCGCATCCAATCCTGATTGATGGTCTGGAAGATTTACGTGAAATCGCCGTCGATCTCAAATTTTCACAGGCGATCAATCAACTGTTCCGCACCGTCTTTTCTGCGACCGCAGCACAACAGGATCTAACACGCATCACGGATTTTCAGGGGGGGCGATTCGCGCAACTCAATTTTGTGACGTCCCTTTGTAAACGCCTGGGAAATCCGGTGAGAGGTGGTTATGCCTGCAACAAAATCTGGGAGAACTCCATCCCGCTGGAAGCGCGGTTCTGGGTGGGAGACGAATATCCCGAGTCGGAAACATCTACTGGAGAATTGATTTTCGTGAACGAGGAACAGGTTCCGCAGAAGATAGAGGATGTGGGACCGGTGACCTTCAGCGAAGGGATGCTGATGGCTTCACAAATTTACGCCAAGCGTCAGGTTGAGAAAGAAGAAATTGACAACTCATGA
- a CDS encoding ATP-binding protein, whose translation MAKKKAVRKTKAETAASPASPQDSARQQAPAEERYGEELAFLRAIDSAPRPAGWQLSPERVVDFLCGTDGESIRAPAAAQLPADTSRSMKLEAKFVGPRSLVERCVVTLAGERGLLLVGQPGTAKSMLGELLSAAISGTSALTIQGTAGASEDHLRYGWNYAMLLDQGPRPEALVPSPVLTGMKQGALVRIEEITRCLPEVQDALISILSERRLMIPELSGEAGSVFAAPGFNLIATANLRDRGVSEMSAALKRRFNFETVMPISDPQQEVLLVGDRARAVLQESGITPEVDRRLLEILVTTFRDLRDGRTDEGWSVERPAAVMSTAEAVTVAAAITRQGAFFASQKDPVSLVPGYLLGVVFKDNSDDRDRLLAYWDGPVRRRSESDALWKRMYELRHVLEDAELEI comes from the coding sequence ATGGCCAAGAAAAAGGCAGTCAGGAAGACAAAGGCGGAAACAGCGGCATCTCCCGCTTCTCCACAGGACTCAGCACGCCAGCAAGCGCCCGCGGAAGAACGCTATGGGGAGGAGCTCGCATTTCTGCGCGCCATTGATTCAGCTCCCCGACCTGCCGGTTGGCAGCTCTCACCGGAGCGGGTTGTCGATTTTCTATGTGGTACTGATGGGGAATCGATTCGTGCTCCGGCTGCTGCCCAACTCCCCGCGGATACTTCCAGATCCATGAAACTGGAAGCGAAATTTGTCGGTCCGCGATCTCTGGTAGAACGCTGTGTGGTCACACTGGCGGGTGAACGGGGACTGTTACTCGTCGGGCAGCCAGGTACAGCGAAAAGTATGCTGGGGGAACTGTTGTCGGCGGCGATCAGTGGAACCAGCGCCCTCACGATTCAGGGAACCGCGGGGGCAAGTGAAGATCATCTGCGGTACGGCTGGAATTATGCGATGTTACTCGACCAGGGGCCGCGACCAGAGGCGCTTGTCCCTTCGCCTGTACTCACAGGCATGAAGCAGGGGGCACTCGTGCGAATTGAAGAAATCACCCGTTGTCTGCCTGAAGTGCAGGATGCGCTGATCAGCATTCTCAGCGAACGTCGCCTGATGATTCCCGAGCTTAGTGGAGAAGCTGGCAGCGTCTTTGCCGCTCCGGGTTTTAATCTCATCGCGACCGCCAATCTGCGTGATCGGGGAGTCTCAGAAATGTCGGCAGCCTTGAAACGCCGGTTTAATTTTGAAACCGTGATGCCGATTTCCGATCCGCAGCAGGAAGTTCTACTGGTTGGTGATCGAGCCAGGGCGGTCCTGCAGGAATCCGGAATAACTCCAGAAGTGGATCGGCGGTTGCTGGAGATTCTGGTGACGACCTTTCGTGACCTCCGGGACGGACGAACGGATGAAGGCTGGTCGGTGGAACGACCAGCAGCTGTGATGAGCACAGCCGAGGCAGTGACCGTTGCTGCGGCCATCACTCGACAAGGTGCGTTTTTTGCCTCTCAGAAAGATCCCGTCTCGCTGGTTCCCGGATATCTGCTGGGGGTGGTCTTCAAAGATAATTCGGACGACCGGGATCGACTGCTGGCGTATTGGGATGGGCCGGTTCGCAGGCGTAGTGAGAGCGATGCGCTCTGGAAGCGGATGTATGAATTGCGACATGTACTGGAAGATGCAGAGCTGGAGATTTAA
- a CDS encoding DUF5682 family protein, translating into MGSAPPNRDDLPENVLKQMTDCTTPWLIGVRHHSAALARGLTFLLDQYQPEAILLEMPPDFQRWLHYLGLPELEAPVALAACGDAKLLSFYPLADFSPELAAIRWADRHDVPVTLCDLDLASMALLDSQEIPDKNQSTAANWLERLLAKTGMRDTGELWDKLVETPAVSSTPESIRRAALQFGWMIRYSSGGASFHDAHREAAMRAAIQSAPTRTAVIVGAFHAAALLPEPVLWSAPAPLKPQAAGASLKTLDTSLIPYSFPQLDQRSGYPAGIVDPVWQQSMLQVETVAAGNELVVDLAVKLCRELREAGHVAGTPDAMEVVRFARDLSRLRGYQVPGRAEFLEAVETALVQGELLGRGRAVAAAAQTVLVGSKTGRLPAGTPRSGLALEIEAAIKRLKLPGPDSVSHEPRELRLDPLRSPLDRARAVVLRRLCLLNLSYAQRKDSAQTGHRENLTEVWRVQWTHATSATVEASGINGATLDQACEVLIQRLQNQAAEGVESETQHPATLLARLNAAAECGLGHMTKLLLSELQATFMQAASPSQLIEAASLLQRISAGHISGLPLDVDDAVPPDVELFQVQPDLLNMRPLVETALSHLKGLLGSTDPADVILLTDLAAMITGNLSGGVAGNQELSSLLPALRNQLARLSRQGSPLMQGAAWGAQVAAELIAADAYQACLAGWYDAASTHEGRTQFGLRLSGLLVPLLPLISVDPAWLSGLAERLGDSADDEFLVRLPALRKGFLSISPADRVRLLKDLLLNLEPDGPRGSQLQSVNNPERLAQALVADRKGREAIANLFPDFPLRELNKNDAFAKPIRVAEAPGEIPLADRWRLILGVKGCSTPKSQQVAGTLDQLYGGSEREDRGLQGDLASEWGGTEAAAPSVREWISDVERLFGKDVCEEVLGEAAVNGRAAVLEHLNHTTVKPSVELLEQVLSMRGALSERELGLLRKLARNITERMAKQLANRLRPALYGLSTARPTRRRSPRLDFARTLNSNLHTAYRKSDGRVSVAPTRLVYRLPAKRQMDWHLIFVVDVSGSMEASVIYSSMMAAIFSALPAIDVKFFAFSTQVIDFSGRVEDPLSLLMEIQIGGGTHIGLGLRAARESIKNPSRTLVVLVTDFEEGVSVPELLSEVVMLSSSGAKLIGLAALNDEAKPRYHTGTAAAVVQAGMPVAAVSPERLAEWVGDQIRGGTA; encoded by the coding sequence ATGGGAAGTGCACCACCCAACAGGGATGACCTGCCTGAAAATGTTCTCAAGCAGATGACCGATTGCACGACCCCGTGGCTGATTGGGGTCCGTCACCATTCTGCTGCGCTGGCACGGGGGCTGACCTTCCTGCTGGACCAGTATCAGCCTGAAGCAATCCTGTTGGAGATGCCACCCGATTTCCAGCGCTGGTTGCATTACCTGGGCCTGCCAGAACTGGAAGCGCCTGTTGCGCTGGCTGCCTGTGGTGATGCGAAGCTGTTATCCTTTTATCCGCTGGCGGATTTTTCCCCGGAACTGGCAGCCATACGCTGGGCTGATCGGCATGATGTTCCGGTGACATTGTGTGATCTTGATCTGGCTTCGATGGCGTTGCTTGACTCGCAGGAAATTCCGGATAAGAACCAGTCAACAGCTGCCAACTGGCTGGAACGACTGCTGGCCAAAACGGGGATGCGCGACACCGGGGAACTGTGGGATAAATTGGTGGAGACGCCTGCTGTCAGTTCCACACCAGAGTCGATTCGCCGGGCCGCCCTGCAGTTTGGCTGGATGATCCGGTATTCCTCCGGGGGCGCCTCTTTTCATGATGCACATCGCGAAGCGGCGATGCGCGCTGCAATCCAGTCTGCTCCCACCCGTACCGCGGTGATCGTAGGAGCGTTTCATGCGGCAGCGCTCTTGCCCGAACCGGTTCTCTGGTCAGCGCCTGCTCCTCTGAAACCGCAGGCAGCAGGAGCCTCGCTCAAGACGCTGGATACTTCGCTGATTCCTTATTCTTTTCCCCAACTCGATCAGCGGAGTGGCTATCCTGCCGGGATTGTAGATCCGGTCTGGCAGCAGAGTATGCTGCAGGTGGAAACGGTAGCAGCAGGAAATGAACTGGTAGTCGATCTGGCAGTGAAGCTTTGCCGCGAACTTCGAGAGGCAGGACATGTGGCAGGTACGCCGGATGCGATGGAAGTCGTGCGTTTCGCTCGTGATTTATCACGGCTTCGGGGGTACCAGGTGCCGGGGCGAGCGGAATTTCTGGAAGCGGTCGAGACTGCTCTGGTACAGGGAGAACTGCTGGGACGGGGGCGGGCTGTAGCGGCGGCGGCACAGACGGTATTAGTCGGATCGAAAACAGGGCGACTACCCGCAGGGACACCACGCAGCGGTCTGGCATTGGAGATTGAAGCAGCGATCAAGCGATTGAAACTGCCGGGCCCTGATTCTGTGAGTCATGAGCCTCGGGAATTGCGACTTGATCCACTGCGTTCTCCCCTGGATCGTGCTCGCGCAGTTGTGCTGCGTCGTTTATGTCTGCTCAACCTGTCTTATGCCCAGCGAAAGGATTCGGCACAAACAGGACACCGGGAAAATCTGACCGAAGTCTGGCGCGTGCAATGGACTCATGCGACTTCTGCGACGGTCGAGGCATCCGGCATCAATGGGGCGACCCTCGACCAGGCCTGCGAGGTGCTCATTCAACGGCTTCAGAATCAGGCTGCAGAGGGGGTCGAAAGTGAGACACAGCATCCGGCGACTTTGCTGGCACGTCTGAATGCTGCCGCCGAATGCGGGCTGGGGCACATGACGAAATTACTACTATCTGAGTTGCAGGCAACGTTCATGCAGGCTGCTTCTCCTTCACAACTCATCGAAGCCGCCTCACTCCTGCAGCGCATTTCTGCCGGTCATATCTCTGGTTTACCACTGGATGTGGATGACGCAGTGCCTCCGGATGTGGAACTGTTTCAGGTACAACCTGATTTATTGAATATGCGACCACTGGTAGAAACGGCACTCTCGCATTTAAAAGGGCTGCTCGGTTCTACTGACCCTGCCGATGTCATCCTGCTGACTGATCTGGCGGCGATGATTACCGGTAATCTTTCTGGCGGTGTGGCTGGGAATCAGGAACTGTCCTCACTGCTTCCTGCGTTACGGAATCAGCTGGCACGGCTGAGCAGGCAGGGATCACCTCTGATGCAGGGCGCCGCCTGGGGGGCGCAGGTTGCAGCAGAACTGATTGCGGCGGATGCCTATCAGGCCTGTCTGGCAGGCTGGTATGATGCTGCGAGTACCCATGAAGGACGAACGCAATTCGGTTTGAGGCTGAGTGGCCTGCTCGTACCCCTGCTGCCGCTGATATCAGTTGATCCGGCCTGGTTGTCAGGCTTAGCAGAGCGATTGGGCGATTCAGCAGATGACGAATTTCTGGTTCGTCTGCCAGCCCTGCGGAAAGGTTTTCTTTCGATTTCACCGGCTGACCGGGTCCGCTTGTTGAAGGATCTTCTGCTCAATTTAGAACCGGATGGCCCGAGAGGCTCGCAACTGCAAAGTGTGAATAATCCGGAACGTCTGGCTCAGGCACTGGTCGCCGATCGCAAAGGTCGTGAAGCAATTGCGAATTTATTTCCGGATTTTCCATTGCGAGAGTTAAACAAAAATGATGCCTTTGCGAAACCGATACGAGTGGCCGAAGCTCCTGGAGAGATTCCCCTGGCTGATCGCTGGCGGCTGATATTAGGAGTGAAAGGCTGCTCGACTCCCAAGAGCCAGCAGGTGGCAGGGACCCTGGATCAGCTGTATGGCGGTTCGGAGCGAGAGGACCGTGGTTTGCAGGGAGATCTAGCATCTGAGTGGGGAGGGACTGAAGCTGCAGCACCCTCCGTTCGGGAGTGGATTTCTGATGTCGAAAGGCTATTCGGTAAAGATGTTTGTGAAGAAGTTCTGGGTGAGGCTGCTGTCAATGGTCGGGCTGCGGTTCTGGAGCACTTGAATCATACTACGGTGAAACCTTCGGTCGAACTGCTGGAACAGGTGCTCTCAATGCGCGGCGCACTTTCAGAACGTGAACTGGGGCTGTTACGGAAACTGGCCCGAAACATTACCGAGCGGATGGCAAAACAGCTGGCGAATCGTCTGCGACCGGCTTTGTATGGACTGAGTACCGCACGCCCAACCCGTCGTCGCAGTCCGCGTCTGGATTTCGCCCGAACATTGAATTCGAATTTACATACCGCCTATCGCAAAAGTGATGGCCGGGTCTCGGTTGCTCCGACGCGTCTGGTTTATCGCCTGCCTGCCAAAAGACAGATGGACTGGCATCTGATTTTTGTGGTGGATGTTTCCGGATCGATGGAAGCTTCCGTGATATACAGTTCGATGATGGCCGCGATATTTTCAGCTTTACCCGCCATTGATGTAAAGTTCTTTGCCTTCAGCACACAGGTGATTGATTTTTCCGGCAGAGTAGAAGATCCTCTGTCGCTTCTGATGGAGATCCAGATCGGGGGTGGGACGCATATCGGGCTGGGACTGCGTGCGGCGCGCGAATCGATTAAAAATCCGTCTCGGACGCTGGTGGTACTTGTGACCGATTTTGAAGAGGGTGTGTCGGTGCCTGAGTTGTTGTCTGAGGTCGTCATGTTGTCCAGTTCCGGTGCAAAGCTGATCGGACTGGCGGCTCTGAATGACGAGGCGAAGCCCCGTTATCATACAGGAACAGCCGCAGCAGTAGTACAGGCGGGAATGCCTGTCGCAGCTGTCAGCCCGGAACGTCTGGCAGAGTGGGTTGGTGACCAAATTCGCGGAGGGACAGCATGA